In Anseongella ginsenosidimutans, one genomic interval encodes:
- a CDS encoding YciI family protein has translation MKQFMLLFRQPSYDYSSVPKEEIERVARKWKEWADGIKAQGNFERQGSRLGNDGKVLKPGGVISDGPFVEIRERLGGFVIIKAESLEEATTLAHGCPALDAGGSVEVRPVIV, from the coding sequence ATGAAACAGTTCATGTTATTATTCAGGCAGCCGAGTTACGATTACAGCTCGGTGCCGAAAGAAGAGATCGAGCGGGTGGCGCGGAAATGGAAGGAATGGGCGGACGGCATTAAAGCGCAGGGGAACTTCGAAAGACAAGGTTCCCGGCTGGGTAACGATGGGAAAGTGCTAAAGCCGGGCGGGGTTATTTCCGACGGCCCCTTCGTGGAAATCAGGGAGCGCCTGGGCGGCTTTGTTATTATAAAGGCCGAAAGCCTGGAAGAAGCGACCACGCTGGCACACGGTTGTCCGGCGCTGGATGCCGGCGGCAGCGTGGAAGTGCGGCCTGTCATCGTATAA
- a CDS encoding DinB family protein: MNTQETTAAAGITLTPSDLLEQWQGHRALTRRVIEAFPEEKLFTYTIGGMRPFGELAAELNQMAAPGAHGVATRQWIELKDLAKEEGLDVAPKTKAGILELWDWTTTHMNKIWEKLEPGRFQESDLAFGMYEGKVWWLCLYFIDNEIHHRGQGYVYLRSLGIAPPPFWER, encoded by the coding sequence ATGAACACACAAGAAACAACAGCAGCTGCCGGCATTACGCTTACCCCTTCGGACCTTTTGGAACAATGGCAGGGCCACCGGGCGCTCACCCGTCGCGTGATCGAAGCATTTCCGGAAGAGAAATTATTTACCTACACGATCGGCGGAATGCGTCCCTTCGGCGAACTGGCCGCGGAACTTAACCAGATGGCCGCGCCGGGGGCGCACGGAGTGGCAACCAGACAATGGATAGAACTCAAGGACCTGGCAAAAGAGGAAGGCCTGGACGTAGCTCCGAAGACTAAGGCTGGTATCCTGGAGTTATGGGACTGGACAACCACGCATATGAACAAAATATGGGAGAAACTTGAACCGGGCCGCTTTCAGGAAAGCGATCTGGCATTTGGTATGTACGAAGGCAAGGTATGGTGGTTATGCCTTTATTTCATTGATAATGAGATACACCATCGCGGGCAGGGTTATGTTTACCTCCGCTCCCTTGGTATAGCGCCGCCTCCGTTCTGGGAACGCTGA
- a CDS encoding carboxymuconolactone decarboxylase family protein, whose product MEQRLNVHVKGQPAMRALYGMASYLENSKVDRSLLNLIQYRVSQLNGCAFCLDMHSKDLRAEGETEQRLFVLDAWRDAPFYTERERAALAWAEALTKLNGGVPDEVYREASLQFSEEELIDLTFSVIAINSYNRVNIAFPAKVGTYQPGAFKKQTIS is encoded by the coding sequence ATGGAACAACGACTTAATGTACATGTAAAAGGACAGCCGGCAATGAGGGCATTGTATGGCATGGCCTCCTACCTTGAAAATTCTAAGGTAGATCGTTCCCTTCTCAATTTGATTCAATACAGAGTTTCCCAGCTGAACGGCTGTGCCTTTTGCCTGGACATGCACTCGAAGGACCTCCGCGCGGAGGGAGAGACGGAGCAGCGCCTGTTCGTCCTCGACGCCTGGAGAGATGCGCCCTTTTATACTGAACGGGAGCGGGCGGCCCTGGCCTGGGCGGAAGCGCTTACCAAACTAAACGGCGGTGTGCCGGATGAAGTTTACAGAGAGGCCAGCTTGCAGTTTTCCGAAGAGGAACTGATCGATCTTACGTTCTCCGTGATAGCGATCAATAGCTATAACAGGGTGAATATTGCCTTCCCTGCGAAGGTAGGAACCTACCAGCCGGGTGCTTTCAAAAAACAAACAATTTCCTAA